A stretch of Pseudomonas sp. FeN3W DNA encodes these proteins:
- a CDS encoding ATP-binding protein: MRTTRGQAINYFAPERRNAPSTKPLANEQSERMEEILRESMAHTSQEGAHHGFVVFEHEDAEWIFLEEYYCKMVVARTLKTLGLSSSMSSAIFSSNMPEFIRVDFLIHHFVALAQKVMQDQEDCTYALMAFVGEKLGIKQSWPDAECTVSFYSYFLMLRSCVGKHLIDHNQGIVFKLKSISSYEEMTGLEMYISGEVLMPFGGQALITGFNLNVPFFADMGLSDLPLVPASKELCMSAGKRGRNLIEILGTAGASYLSCNGQAFRPGFMGSKIAVSVQSRVMADPQGCREVEPQLFEDLLGLYKMRLIDEDNIKLVMPKTDDDFALLTPFFPIYSLTTSEWLMGRSQDLSVIDFAPQIFDQMVLPAQSKRHIKAIVTQGCNSIDFIAGKGAGAVFLLDGEPGTGKTLTAEATAEMLLRPLYKVSLADLGANIGALEGALTNILRLAERWRAVLLIDEADVFMQKRDNENIERNAMVAVFLRLLEYYSGVLFLTTNRGQDIDEAFLSRLSLALHYSKLSEQSLKAIWEILLTRAGIVLQADQLETLAKLNFNGREIKHLIANMISLAAYDKQPPGWDQLNEMIESFTTFRASFNRSAA; the protein is encoded by the coding sequence ATGCGCACCACTCGCGGGCAAGCAATCAATTATTTCGCGCCAGAACGTCGCAACGCGCCAAGCACCAAGCCATTGGCCAACGAGCAAAGTGAACGGATGGAAGAAATTCTGCGCGAATCGATGGCGCATACGTCGCAGGAAGGCGCTCACCATGGCTTTGTGGTTTTTGAACACGAAGATGCTGAGTGGATTTTCCTCGAAGAGTATTACTGCAAGATGGTCGTTGCCAGGACGCTAAAAACGCTTGGCCTCTCATCGTCGATGAGCAGCGCTATTTTCAGTTCGAATATGCCAGAGTTCATTCGTGTGGATTTTTTGATTCACCACTTCGTTGCGCTTGCTCAGAAGGTTATGCAGGATCAAGAGGATTGCACCTATGCGCTCATGGCATTCGTGGGTGAAAAGCTTGGAATCAAGCAAAGCTGGCCAGATGCTGAATGCACGGTAAGCTTCTACTCCTATTTCTTGATGCTCAGAAGCTGCGTCGGCAAGCACCTCATCGATCACAATCAGGGTATCGTTTTCAAGCTCAAATCCATCAGCTCGTACGAGGAAATGACTGGGCTTGAGATGTATATTTCAGGTGAGGTGCTGATGCCATTTGGTGGCCAGGCACTCATCACTGGTTTTAACCTCAACGTTCCGTTTTTCGCGGACATGGGATTGTCCGATCTTCCGCTGGTGCCGGCATCAAAAGAGCTATGCATGAGCGCAGGCAAGCGAGGCAGGAACCTGATTGAAATCCTTGGTACGGCAGGTGCGAGCTATCTCAGCTGCAATGGGCAGGCATTTCGCCCAGGCTTCATGGGAAGCAAAATTGCTGTGTCTGTTCAAAGCCGTGTAATGGCAGACCCTCAGGGTTGCCGTGAGGTCGAGCCTCAGTTGTTCGAAGACCTGTTGGGCCTGTACAAGATGCGCCTGATCGACGAGGACAACATCAAGCTCGTTATGCCGAAAACAGATGATGATTTTGCTCTGTTGACACCGTTTTTTCCGATCTACTCGCTGACAACTTCTGAATGGCTGATGGGCCGCAGCCAGGATCTTTCAGTAATCGATTTTGCCCCACAGATCTTCGATCAAATGGTACTTCCTGCACAATCAAAGCGTCACATAAAGGCCATTGTGACCCAGGGGTGTAACAGCATTGATTTCATTGCTGGCAAGGGTGCTGGCGCAGTATTCCTACTTGATGGAGAGCCAGGAACCGGCAAAACCCTGACCGCAGAGGCGACGGCAGAGATGCTTTTGCGCCCCCTGTACAAGGTTAGTCTCGCTGATCTTGGGGCAAACATTGGGGCGCTGGAAGGGGCATTGACCAATATTCTTCGACTGGCTGAGCGGTGGAGGGCGGTCTTGCTGATCGATGAGGCAGATGTCTTCATGCAAAAGCGGGACAATGAAAACATCGAGCGCAATGCAATGGTAGCGGTATTCTTGCGACTGCTTGAGTACTACTCGGGCGTGCTGTTCCTGACAACCAATCGCGGCCAGGACATCGATGAGGCATTCCTGTCTCGCTTGTCGCTTGCGCTGCACTATTCTAAGCTCAGCGAGCAAAGCCTGAAGGCCATCTGGGAGATCCTGCTGACCCGCGCTGGCATCGTCCTGCAAGCCGATCAGCTGGAAACCCTGGCCAAGCTCAATTTCAATGGACGTGAGATCAAGCACCTCATTGCTAACATGATTTCGCTAGCCGCCTACGATAAGCAGCCACCAGGATGGGATCAGCTCAATGAGATGATTGAGTCATTCACGACATTCCGGGCCTCTTTCAACCGCTCAGCTGCCTGA
- a CDS encoding XRE family transcriptional regulator, giving the protein MHASCGHRSARNSVDFGSKKMEKCSLLAEVKEVLRQRLMAIIVANGWTQGDAARRLGVSAPRMSNLFNGQMDKFSADSLIELLANANCEIDVTVTVRTRARSK; this is encoded by the coding sequence CTGCACGCCTCTTGCGGCCACCGCTCGGCTCGAAACAGCGTAGATTTTGGGAGCAAAAAAATGGAAAAGTGCAGCTTGCTGGCAGAGGTTAAAGAAGTGCTTCGCCAGCGTCTGATGGCCATCATCGTTGCAAACGGCTGGACGCAGGGGGATGCCGCAAGACGCCTGGGAGTCAGTGCGCCTCGCATGAGCAATCTGTTTAATGGGCAGATGGACAAGTTTTCAGCGGACTCACTGATCGAGTTGCTGGCCAACGCTAATTGCGAGATCGATGTCACGGTGACCGTGCGAACACGGGCACGTAGTAAATGA
- a CDS encoding sigma-70 family RNA polymerase sigma factor — protein sequence MNNLQASTEQLNNWATAYKEHQDAHASDCLMRALTPLVYKHARRFAGHDEHMLEDMVQEGYMAILHATKTFDHAKGESFFPFAATWVVRTIQNYSLKNWRMIRITDNNSVKRAYTRMSKLLGDSTSLSNEQAQALADELGVDIQHVRLAYGLHACKEVSANAPLSVENGAEGFCLQDLLADPESPELLVEQAMEMKETRRRVDTILGALADREKMIIQRRIMVEEEGDASKLKDLGDELGVSPQRVKQLEAQAIKKMRAVSHLAMAA from the coding sequence GTGAACAACCTGCAAGCCTCTACCGAGCAACTTAACAACTGGGCAACCGCATACAAGGAGCACCAGGATGCGCATGCATCAGATTGCCTGATGCGAGCCTTAACGCCTCTTGTTTATAAGCACGCCAGGCGATTTGCGGGTCACGACGAACACATGCTGGAGGACATGGTTCAGGAAGGCTATATGGCTATTCTTCATGCGACCAAAACCTTCGATCATGCTAAAGGCGAGAGCTTCTTTCCATTCGCCGCAACCTGGGTCGTGCGCACTATTCAGAACTACAGCCTCAAGAACTGGCGAATGATCAGAATCACTGATAATAATTCGGTTAAGCGCGCGTATACACGCATGTCAAAGCTTTTAGGCGATTCCACCAGCCTGTCCAATGAGCAAGCTCAGGCATTGGCGGATGAGCTAGGGGTCGACATTCAGCACGTTCGTCTTGCTTACGGCCTTCATGCATGCAAAGAAGTGTCTGCCAACGCCCCATTAAGCGTTGAAAATGGTGCTGAAGGGTTTTGTCTCCAGGACTTGTTGGCAGATCCAGAGTCGCCCGAGCTACTGGTAGAGCAGGCTATGGAAATGAAAGAGACGCGCCGCAGGGTTGATACCATTCTGGGTGCTTTGGCTGATCGTGAAAAAATGATCATCCAGCGTCGGATCATGGTTGAGGAAGAGGGCGACGCCTCCAAGCTAAAAGACCTTGGCGATGAGCTTGGTGTCAGCCCTCAGCGAGTCAAGCAGCTCGAAGCCCAGGCCATCAAGAAAATGCGCGCAGTGAGTCACCTGGCAATGGCCGCTTAA
- a CDS encoding tyrosine-type recombinase/integrase has protein sequence MTTRRTATLRPSQFRHLIRVASVTGRMPERDVMLLWITHTTGIRETELALLEVADMLYPRGAVRPEVHLRAEVCKGCRARNVYLTHPKCLAAIEAWIAVRLGRGWGLSGEAECRGLRPDSRLIMTHKGQAFELAFKKRELEGGPEVYRACDALQQTMTRLYRQAGIKGGSSHSGRRTLAAKVLAATGDVDTVQHLLSHFTLDHSKPHLTVDPEIIRRAYEVAL, from the coding sequence ATGACCACCCGCCGCACTGCAACTCTTCGCCCAAGCCAGTTCCGCCACCTGATCCGCGTTGCTTCCGTTACTGGGCGCATGCCTGAGCGTGACGTGATGCTGCTCTGGATCACTCACACAACGGGCATTCGCGAGACCGAGCTGGCACTGCTCGAAGTGGCCGACATGCTCTATCCACGCGGAGCCGTTCGCCCAGAGGTGCACCTGCGGGCTGAAGTCTGCAAAGGCTGCCGTGCTAGAAACGTGTACCTGACCCATCCGAAATGCCTTGCTGCCATCGAGGCATGGATCGCCGTTCGCCTGGGCAGAGGCTGGGGCCTCAGTGGTGAGGCAGAGTGCCGAGGCTTGCGCCCTGACAGCCGACTCATCATGACCCACAAGGGGCAGGCCTTCGAGTTAGCCTTCAAGAAGCGCGAGCTGGAGGGCGGCCCCGAGGTGTACCGCGCATGCGATGCCCTCCAGCAGACGATGACCCGCCTGTATCGGCAGGCCGGCATCAAGGGCGGCTCATCGCACAGCGGGCGACGCACCCTGGCAGCCAAAGTGCTGGCTGCGACCGGTGATGTTGACACTGTGCAGCATCTACTCAGCCACTTCACCTTGGATCACAGCAAGCCCCATCTGACCGTTGACCCCGAAATCATTCGACGGGCCTATGAAGTCGCATTATGA